In the Paramormyrops kingsleyae isolate MSU_618 chromosome 6, PKINGS_0.4, whole genome shotgun sequence genome, one interval contains:
- the LOC111840569 gene encoding cytochrome b-c1 complex subunit 1, mitochondrial-like → MAASVCRFGSAVGRALVKARSPTLLSLRRGKAGVPYAQSLLAVPETRVTTLENGLRVASEETDHATCTVGLWISCGSRYETETTNGAGFFLEHMAFKGTKKHSQSALEQEVETMGAHLSAYTSRERTAFFMKALAKDLPKAVELLAEVVQSNALSEADLERQRAAVLRELEEVENSLQDVCLDMLHATAFQGTPLGQSVLGPSHNARTLTRQNLVDFISSHYRPPRMVLAAAGGVRHDELVSLARQHLGGVSLDSEGDGMPVPARCRFTGSEIRMRDDAMPLAHVAIAVEGAGTNSADIIPLLVANALIGSYDITSGGGKNLSSGLARTAAAEKLCHSYQAFHTTYSDTGLLGVYFVTDKHHIDDMMFTVQNAWMNLCTTVTESDVERAKNALKASLVGQLDGTTPSCEDIGRHILDYGRRIPLSEWDARISTVTAKMVRDTCSKYIYDKCPAVAAVGPIEQLPDYNRMRSSMYWLRF, encoded by the exons ATGGCGGCGTCCGTGTGTCGGTTCGGAAGCGCAGTGGGGAGAGCTCTTGTTAAGGCTCGTAGC CCCACCCTGCTGTCCCTCAGGCGTGGCAAGGCGGGTGTGCCGTATGCGCAGAGTCTCCTGGCAGTTCCTGAGACCCGGGTCACCACTCTGGAGAACGGCTTACGCGTCGCCTCCGAGGAGACGGATCACGCCACCTGCACC GTGGGTCTGTGGATCAGCTGTGGGAGCCGCTATGAGACGGAGACGACCAATGGTGCTGGTTTCTTCCTGGAGCACATGGCCTTTAAG GGCACGAAGAAGCACTCCCAGTCGGCCCTTGAGCAGGAGGTGGAGACGATGGGCGCTCACCTGAGCGCTTACACGTCTCGAGAGCGCACTGCTTTCTTCATGAAGGCTCTGGCCAAGGATCTTCCCAAAG CGGTGGAGCTCCTGGCGGAGGTGGTGCAGAGCAACGCCCTGAGCGAGGCGGACCTGGAGCGGCAGCGGGCCGCAGTGCTgcgggagctggaggaggtggagaaCAGCCTGCAGGACGTCTGCCTGGACATGCTGCATGCCACCGCCTTCCAGGGCACCCCGCTGGGGCAGAGCGTGCTGGGGCCCTCGCACAACGCCAG GACTCTGACCCGTCAGAACTTGGTGGACTTCATCAGCAGCCACTACCGGCCCCCCCGCATGGTTCTGGCTGCTGCTGGAG GTGTTCGTCACGACGAGCTGGTCAGCCTGGCCAGGCAGCACCTGGGCGGCGTGTCGCTGGACTCTGAAGGCGACGGCATGCCGGTTCCGGCCCGCTGCCGCTTCACAGGCAGCGAG ATCCGCATGCGAGACGATGCCATGCCCCTGGCGCATGTCGCCATCGCCGTGGAGGGTGCCGGCACCAACAGTGCTGACATCATCCCCCTGCTTGTGGCCAACGCCCTAATAGGCAGTTATGACATCACTTCCGGGGGAGGGAAG AACCTGAGCAGCGGTCTGGCCCGCACAGCCGCGGCGGAGAAGCTGTGCCACAGCTACCAGGCCTTCCACACCACCTACAGCGACACGGGGCTCCTGGGCGTCTACTTCGTCACGGACAAGCACCACATCGACGACATGATGTTCACCGTGCAGAACGCCTG GATGAACCTGTGCACGACGGTGACCGAGAGCGATGTGGAGAGAGCCAAGAATGCGCTGAAGGCCAGCCTGGTGGGACAGCTGGACG GAACAACGCCAAGCTGTGAGGACATAGGCAGGCACATCCTGGACTACGGCCGCCGCATCCCCCTGTCTGAGTGGGACGCCCGGATCAGC ACGGTGACCGCCAAGATGGTCCGGGACACCTGTTCCAAATACATCTATGACAAATGTCCCGCGGTTGCTGCCGTTG GGCCCATCGAACAGCTTCCTGACTACAACAGGATGCGCAGCAGCATGTACTGGCTGCGCTTCTGA
- the ttll3 gene encoding tubulin monoglycylase TTLL3: MEAPVCRVGVSLPGNVCAPPADGRVKRNLPTLPIINPERLRTAKAIVDKAVKLRKVFSVQGPYPVVRANLRARGWVERHIPHPNPLARCRHRDEEDEDNRDDSDGDDSPEVVEKPGNSDDLFDLMSRLVRNESTYFYWTTRRDEIDCHSLRKEQMTNHYAKAGSFTTKVGLCVNLRSLHWFDKADPDTFFPRCYRLGAEDEKQTFIEDFRRTACTSLLQAVVERGPGEQRGGVVPDPSQSQCQKKSNKHRALTMAGPRMIDTALNVCQDFLDSLDHCDIDIARETPSLTEQQWAEFIYNYYLIIHNGVTMDDSARYTDRCRAMLQRLRKVCPQLETDGIHNIWIVKPGAKSRGRGILCFKHLDDILKLVDSDPALIKDSKWVVQKYLERPLLIHGTKFDLRQWFLVTDWNPLTVWFYNECYLRFSTQPYSVETLDSSVHLCNNSIQKHFPPSQHRHPEVPEDNMWSCEQFRSFLGRQGRGAQWEDIVAPGMRQAVVHALQTAQDLVESRQGSFELYGADFMLGRDLRPWLIEINASPTMAPSTAVTARLCAAVQEDTLRVVLDRRLDRNADTGGFELIYKQPAVEVPQYVGVSLLVEGASLKRSRAPHQGSPVLHEPSSIPQPRAKHPGQNTAVKGGEAAGRPGKTAEKLAEPPRTASYSNTIAVPRCSFPGKENHREWKGTVPAQSPMRGRGGSVLGRRLYFSPIRATPKITGHSSRSTEFKKPRCVSFSSTDVPQRQLGRAYRSLDTMRHTYRSRMSHTGRLWLPTPTAPPRAPHRLPTLYTPIPPLGVSPQMDVLSAAHTTAHEVPISHTSPQLRQVLPLKQITARCKEGGSRKSN; the protein is encoded by the exons ATGGAGGCCCCTGTCTGCAGGGTGGGGGTCAGCCTACCTGGCAATGTCTGCG caccacctgctgacGGAAGGGTGAAGCGTAATTTGCCAACCCTGCCCATCATCAACCCAGAGCGACTGCGGACAGCCAAAGCCATCGTGGACAAGGCTGTGAAG CTGCGGAAGGTGTTCTCCGTGCAAGGGCCGTACCCTGTGGTGCGTGCCAACCTGCGGGCACGGGGCTGGGTGGAACGCCACATACCGCACCCAAACCCCCTGGCGAGATGCCGCCACAGGGATGAAGAAGATGAGGACAATAGGGATGACAGCGACGGTGATG ACAGCCCTGAGGTGGTGGAAAAACCCGGCAACTCTGATGACCTATTTGACCTCATG TCTCGTCTGGTTCGTAATGAAAGCACGTATTTCTACTGGACGACAAGGAGAGATGAGATCGACTGTCATTCGCTGCGGAAGGAGCAGATGACCAATCACTATGCAAAGGCGGGCAGCTTCACTACCAAG GTTGGTTTATGTGTGAACCTGAGGAGCCTTCACTGGTTTGACAAGGCCGACCCCGACACCTTCTTCCCACGCTGCTACAGGCTTGGGGCGGAGGACGAGAAACAGACCTTTATCG AGGACTTCCGCAGAACAGCGTGCACCAGCCTTTTGCAGGCTGTTGTGGAGAGAGGCCCTGGGGAGcagagagggggggtggtgcctgatcccagccaatcacagt GTCAAAAGAAGTCGAATAAGCACAGAGCCTTGACAATGGCTGGGCCTAGAATGATTGACACCGCCTTAAACGTGTGCCAGGACTTTCTGGACAGCCTGGATCACTGTGACATTGATATTGCCAGAGAAACACCTTCTCTCACAGAACAGCAGTGGGCGGAGTTTATTTACAACTATTACCTCATTATACA CAACGGCGTGACGATGGATGACAGCGCTCGGTACACAGACCGCTGTCGGGCGATGCTGCAGAGGCTGCGGAAGGTCTGTCCCCAGCTGGAAACAGACGGAATCCACAACATCTGGATCGTTAAGCCCGGGGCCAAGTCACGAGGCAGGG GCATCCTGTGTTTTAAACATCTGGACGATATCTTGAAGCTGGTAGACAGTGATCCTGCTTTGATCAAGGACAGCAAGTGGGTGGTACAGAAATACCTGGAGCGCCCCCTTCTGATTCATGGCACCAAGTTTGACCTGCGACAGTGGTTCCTGGTGACGGACTGGAATCCCCTGACCGTGTGGTTCTACAATGAGTGCTACCTGCGCTTTTCCACCCAGCCGTACTCCGTAGAAACACTGGACAG CTCAGTTCACCTGTGTAACAACTCCATCCAGAAACACTTCCCACCGTCTCAGCATCGCCACCCGGAGGTGCCCGAGGACAACATGTGGTCCTGTGAGCAGTTCCGGTCTTTCCTGGGTCGACAGGGCCGAGGGGCCCAGTGGGAGGACATTGTGGCCCCGGGCATGCGCCAGGCAGTGGTGCATGCCCTGCAGACGGCGCAGGACCTGGTGGAGTCCCGGCAgggcagctttgagctttatgGCGCCGACTTCATGCTGGGGCGAGACCTGAGGCCTTGGCTCATCGAGATTAACGCCAGCCCAACCATGGCGCCCTCCACGGCTGTGACGGCCCGTCTGTGTGCCGCTGTGCAGGAGGACACGCTGCGGGTGGTGCTGGACCGCCGTCTCGATCGCAATGCCGACACGGGCGGGTTCGAACTCATATACAAGCAG CCAGCTGTTGAAGTCCCGCAGTACGTGGGGGTGAGCTTGCTTGTGGAGGGAGCTTCCCTAAAAAGATCTCGCGCACCCCATCAGGGGAGCCCTGTCCTCCATGAGCCCTCGTCCATCCCCCAGCCTCGTGCCAAGCACCCAGGCCAAAACACGGCCGTGAAAGGTGGAGAAGCGGCCGGCAGACCTGGGAAAACCGCAGAGAAACTGGCAGAGCCACCCCGGACTGCATCCTACAGCAACACCATTGCGGTGCCAAGATGCTCCTTCCCTGGCAAGGAGAACCACAGGGAATGGAAAGGGACAGTGCCTGCCCAGAGCCCCATGAGAGGCCGGGGAGGTTCAGTGCTTGGGCGGCGGCTCTACTTCTCTCCTATCAGGGCCACCCCCAAAATCACAGGACATTCCAGCCGCAGCACAGAGTTCAAAAAGCCAAGATGCGTGAGTTTCTCCAGCACAGACGTCCCGCAAAGGCAGCTAGGCCGGGCGTATCGCTCTCTGGACACAATGCGGCACACTTACCGCAGCCGCATGTCCCACACCGGCCGCCTGTGGCTGCCCACCCCCACAGCCCCACCGCGGGCTCCCCACAGACTCCCCACCCTGTACACCCCAATCCCACCACTAGGGGTCAGCCCGCAGATGGATGTGTTGAGTGCTGCTCACACCACAGCCCATGAGGTGCCAATCTCACACACCAGCCCCCAGCTGCGTCAGGTGCTGCCTCTGAAACAGATCACAGCCAGGTGTAAAGAGGGTGGCAGCCGCAAGTCCAATTAA